In a genomic window of Pangasianodon hypophthalmus isolate fPanHyp1 chromosome 1, fPanHyp1.pri, whole genome shotgun sequence:
- the LOC117595657 gene encoding C-C chemokine receptor type 3, with protein sequence MMLNNSSDLWEVTTFSTTTYDYSDFETVEPCDYGTHARHFLPVLYSLFFIVGFLGNMLVLWVILRGAHLKSMTDVSLLNLAIADLLLIFSLPFLAHYARDTWVFGSFMCTLVLGVYYIGFYAGIFFIVLMSVDRYFAIVHSVFALRIRTKAYGILASMVIWIIAIAASFPELLYLGVETNKKEVLCSAYPKGKGHNDVRSAAFIKMNVLGLLIPLIIVGFCYSMVLRRLRSLRTSKKLAIRLVAVVMVVFFCCWIPYNIAAFLKALELKLILPPGCELSKRIQLMLQVTEAVAYSHSCLNPFLYVFVGEKFRRHLARLLRQTPCIHVQCMKSYMTQAAASVYSQTTSVEDRSTAF encoded by the coding sequence CACAACAACATATGATTACTCTGATTTTGAAACTGTTGAACCATGTGATTATGGAACCCATGCAAGACATTTTCTCCCAGTGCTCTACTCCCTATTCTTCATTGTGGGCTTCCTGGGAAACATGCTGGTGTTGTGGGTGATCCTGAGGGGTGCTCATTTGAAAAGCATGACTGATGTGTCTCTCCTGAACCTGGCCATTGCTGACCTTCTACTAAtcttctctctccccttcctGGCTCACTATGCCAGAGATACCTGGGTTTTTGGCAGTTTCATGTGCACTCTGGTCCTCGGTGTGTACTACATTGGATTTTATGCCggcattttctttattgtgcTGATGAGTGTCGATAGATACTTTGCTATTGTCCATTCTGTGTTTGCCTTGAGAATCCGAACAAAGGCTTATGGGATTTTAGCTAGCATGGTCATCTGGATTATAGCTATTGCAGCATCATTTCCCGAGCTACTGTATCTTGGAGTTGAAACTAATAAGAAAGAAGTACTTTGCAGTGCTTATCCGAAAGGTAAAGGTCACAATGATGTGAGAAGTGCAgctttcattaaaatgaatgttttgggCCTGCTAATTCCACTGATTATTGTGGGATTTTGCTACTCGATGGTGCTCCGGAGGCTTCGGAGCCTTCGTACATCCAAGAAACTGGCCATTCGTCTTGTTGCTGTAGTCATGGTGGTCTTCTTCTGCTGTTGGATACCATACAACATTGCAGCATTCCTCAAAGCACTGGAACTGAAGCTCATCCTGCCTCCAGGGTGTGAGCTCAGCAAAAGGATCCAGCTGATGCTGCAAGTCACTGAAGCCGTGGCATACTCACACAGCTGCCTCAATCCATTCCTCTATGTGTTTGTGGGTGAAAAGTTCAGGAGGCACCTCGCCAGGCTTCTGCGCCAGACGCCATGCATCCATGTGCAGTGTATGAAGAGCTACATGACCCAGGCCGCAGCCTCTGTGTATTCACAGACCACGAGTGTGGAAGACCGCTCCACTGCGTTCTGA